The Streptomyces sp. WZ-12 genome segment CCGGCGCACCACGGTCACCCTCGACACCACCCTGCTCTCCATCGACGACGGCAACGCACCGTTCGGCGGCTACGGCCGGATGGCCAACTACGTCTTCGACGGCCACGAGGTGCGTGCCGAACCGGTCCTGGTCTCCAAGGCCGTCGCCGCCCACCGCCCGGGGGCCGCCCGATGACCGCACAGACCTACCCGACGGCCTGGGCGGCGGTCGCCGACTACCTCCACCACCTGGGCACCCGCGCGGTGTTCGGGCTACCGGGCGACGACATGGCCCTCCTCGGCGAACTGGAGCGCACCGACACCCGCGTCGTCCTCTGCCGTGACCAGCGCAACGCGGTCTTCATGGCAACCGGGCACGCACTCGCCGCGGGCCGCCCCGGGGTGTGCGTGGTCGGCAAGGGTCCGGCGCTGACCAACGCCCTCACCGGCGTCCTGGAGGCGCGCTCGGCCGCCGTCCCGCTGATCCTGATCGCCGACGGCACCCGGCTCGACCACCTCGGTACCGGCGCGTTCCAGGAGCTGGACCAACTCACCGCGATCCGCCCGTACGTGAAGTGGGCGGCCCGCGCGGACACCCCGGAGCGGCTGCCCGCCCTGTTGGAGACGGCCGCGGCGCGCGCCGTCAACGGGACGCCGGGGCCCGTCTACCTGGAGCTGGCCGAGCAGGTGGTGGACGCCGCCGTGCCGCGGAGCGGGCGGTGGCGGTCGGCCGCGCCGCAGCGCCCGGGGCCCGATCCGGACGCGCTGGACGCCACCGCCCGCCGGATCGCCGCGGCCCGCCGGCCGCTGCTGCTGGTCGGCGGCGGCGCCCGGCACCGCAACGCCGACGGCCGGATCGAGCGCCTGGCCGAACGGCTCGGCGCGGGCCTCTTCACCACCGCCTCGGGCCGCGGCACGGTCGCCGAGGACCACCCGCTGTACTGCGGCGTCAGCGGCCTGTACGCGGTCCCGCCGGCCGACGCGCTCTGGCGGGAGGCGGACCTGGTCATCGCGCTCGGCAGCCGCCTGGAGGAGACCGCGACGTTCGGCTGGCCGGACGGAGCGGAGGAACAACTTCCGGTCGTCCAGGCCGTATTGGGTGAGGACGGCCTCGCGCTGGAGAGGCCCGGCGACCACGTCCTCGGGGACGCCGCCCGGATCGTGGCCGGCTGGACCGAACTGCTCGCCGACCACCGGGCGGACGACGCCTGGGCGGACCGGGTGCGCGCGGTGCGCGCCGCCCTGGGGGAGCGGGCCGCGGACCGGGCCGAACGGGCGGCGAAGGCCGCGCCGGCGGGCACCGTCCCGGTGGCCGCGGTGCTGTCCTCCCTGGACCGCGCGGTCCCCGCCGGCCGGGTGCTCGTCCAGGAGAACGGCCTCCAGGACATGTGGTCGTACTACTTCCCCCACTGGACGCTCGGCGCCGCCGGCGGGTCCCTGGTGCCCAGCGAGCAGACGCCGCTGGGCTTCGGGGCGGCCGCCGCGGCCGGCGCCCGGCTGGCCCTGCCGGCCGACCGCCCGGTGGTGGCGCTCGCCGGCGACGGCGCCTTCCACCTCTTCCGGTCCGAGCTGCCCTCCCTGGCGGACGCCGGCGTCGCGGTGCTCTACGTGGTGCTCGACAACGGCGGTTACGGCTGGCTCCAGGCCAACCTCGACCGGGTCTCCGGCACCGGCTCGCGCTTCGCCTTCACCGCCTCCCGCCCCACCGGGACCGAGGGGCTGGCGGCCGCCTACGGGATGGGCCACCGACGGGTGACCGAGGCCGGCGAGCTGGACGCCGCGCTGGCGGCCGCCTGGCGGGAGGTCGCCTCCGGCACCACGTCGGTGGTCGAGGTGGCGGTCGCGCTCTCCGACACCCCGCCGGGG includes the following:
- a CDS encoding thiamine pyrophosphate-binding protein, with product MTAQTYPTAWAAVADYLHHLGTRAVFGLPGDDMALLGELERTDTRVVLCRDQRNAVFMATGHALAAGRPGVCVVGKGPALTNALTGVLEARSAAVPLILIADGTRLDHLGTGAFQELDQLTAIRPYVKWAARADTPERLPALLETAAARAVNGTPGPVYLELAEQVVDAAVPRSGRWRSAAPQRPGPDPDALDATARRIAAARRPLLLVGGGARHRNADGRIERLAERLGAGLFTTASGRGTVAEDHPLYCGVSGLYAVPPADALWREADLVIALGSRLEETATFGWPDGAEEQLPVVQAVLGEDGLALERPGDHVLGDAARIVAGWTELLADHRADDAWADRVRAVRAALGERAADRAERAAKAAPAGTVPVAAVLSSLDRAVPAGRVLVQENGLQDMWSYYFPHWTLGAAGGSLVPSEQTPLGFGAAAAAGARLALPADRPVVALAGDGAFHLFRSELPSLADAGVAVLYVVLDNGGYGWLQANLDRVSGTGSRFAFTASRPTGTEGLAAAYGMGHRRVTEAGELDAALAAAWREVASGTTSVVEVAVALSDTPPGMAGAAGDFPEREGVDGG